Proteins from a genomic interval of Lysobacter stagni:
- a CDS encoding polysaccharide biosynthesis tyrosine autokinase — protein sequence MATHVISRADTAYVPPAATAAREDDIDIPTLVSTLNDNKWPILIGTLAFFVIAAAYVLIATPKYEANAVVQVESRPPTVPGLNNSNSAAPAPPIVDAPAATETQLLTSRRVLGEAIERLDLDTVAKPVRMPWIGDMAARAQQRIAPGQLASPMFGLNSYGWGGEQIDIGRLELPDALVGMPLSLIVGEGKRYTLLDPDGRTLVEGRVGQPATNNRGVTLDVQRLIANPGTRFEVKRLNSMAIMGELKNDITVTEQGRNSGIIALTYAHADPLRAKQVLDQITQAYVRQNVARNSAEAAKRLQFVTEQLPKVRRELADAQARLNDFQSRTRTMDVGVQNQALLNQSVALETSIQQLQVQRADIASKYTPEHPVHQSLMRQIGQFEAKKNQILGRIGELPDTQQGLFRLNRDVEVINQTYASLLDQAQQLNIAAASAVGNARVIDPADVNMDSPSWPKPLLVVAGGTLLGAMLMVAFVLTRQMFRRGVEDPVDIELLGLPVYASIPFSAKGKQIAGPPGQRRRDGKQRLLAFRSPSDLAVEALRTLRTSLHFARFEMKNNMLMITAPSPGVGKTFVCANLAVTIAQAGQRVLLIDADMRRGTLHQALGTRSENGLSELISGQIDTQTAVRTVPGTDNLSFISRGSVPPNPSELLMHPRFPALIDRLSSEYDIVVIDTPPVLAVTDAAVIGHHVGTCLMVVRWGLNQQREIALAKQRLEQNGVEVRGAIFNAVQKRGSGQYAYTYYDYQPVRDPAPAR from the coding sequence ATGGCCACTCACGTGATCTCCCGGGCCGATACCGCCTACGTACCGCCCGCCGCAACCGCGGCCCGCGAAGACGATATCGACATCCCCACCCTGGTCTCGACGCTCAACGACAACAAGTGGCCGATCCTGATCGGCACACTGGCGTTCTTCGTGATCGCCGCGGCGTATGTGCTGATCGCGACGCCGAAGTACGAGGCCAATGCCGTCGTGCAGGTCGAATCGCGGCCGCCAACGGTGCCGGGTCTGAACAACAGCAACAGCGCCGCCCCCGCACCGCCCATCGTCGATGCACCCGCCGCGACGGAAACCCAGCTGCTCACCTCGCGTCGCGTGCTGGGCGAAGCGATCGAACGCCTGGACCTGGACACCGTCGCCAAGCCCGTGCGCATGCCATGGATCGGCGACATGGCCGCGCGTGCGCAGCAACGCATCGCACCGGGACAGCTGGCCTCGCCCATGTTCGGTCTGAACAGCTACGGCTGGGGCGGTGAACAGATCGACATCGGCCGTCTCGAGTTGCCCGACGCGCTGGTCGGCATGCCGCTCTCGCTCATCGTCGGCGAAGGCAAGCGCTACACACTGCTCGACCCCGACGGCCGCACGCTGGTGGAAGGTCGCGTTGGCCAGCCGGCCACCAACAACCGCGGCGTGACGCTCGACGTGCAACGCCTGATCGCCAATCCGGGCACGCGCTTCGAGGTGAAGCGCCTGAACTCGATGGCGATCATGGGCGAGCTCAAGAACGACATCACCGTCACCGAGCAGGGCCGCAATTCCGGCATCATCGCGCTGACCTATGCGCACGCCGATCCGCTGCGCGCAAAGCAGGTACTCGACCAGATCACCCAGGCCTACGTGCGCCAGAACGTGGCGCGCAACTCCGCCGAAGCCGCCAAGCGACTGCAGTTCGTCACCGAGCAGCTGCCCAAGGTGCGCCGTGAGCTCGCCGATGCGCAGGCGCGCCTGAACGACTTCCAATCGCGCACCCGCACCATGGACGTTGGCGTGCAGAACCAGGCGCTTCTCAACCAGAGCGTCGCGCTGGAGACAAGCATCCAGCAGTTGCAGGTGCAGCGCGCCGACATCGCCAGCAAGTACACGCCGGAGCATCCGGTGCACCAGTCGCTGATGCGCCAGATCGGTCAGTTCGAAGCGAAGAAGAACCAGATCCTCGGCCGCATCGGCGAGCTGCCGGACACGCAGCAGGGTCTGTTCCGCCTGAACCGCGATGTGGAGGTGATCAACCAGACCTACGCCAGCCTGCTCGACCAGGCGCAGCAGCTCAACATCGCCGCCGCCAGCGCGGTGGGCAATGCGCGCGTGATCGATCCTGCCGACGTGAACATGGACAGCCCGTCGTGGCCGAAACCGCTGCTGGTGGTCGCCGGTGGCACGCTGCTGGGCGCGATGCTGATGGTCGCCTTCGTGCTGACCCGACAGATGTTCCGTCGCGGCGTGGAAGACCCGGTGGACATCGAACTGCTTGGCCTGCCGGTGTATGCGTCCATTCCGTTCAGCGCCAAGGGCAAGCAGATCGCCGGGCCGCCGGGGCAGCGCCGTCGTGACGGCAAACAGCGCCTGCTGGCGTTCCGTTCGCCTTCGGACCTTGCGGTGGAAGCGCTGCGCACGCTGCGTACCAGCCTGCATTTCGCGCGCTTCGAGATGAAGAACAACATGCTGATGATCACCGCGCCCAGCCCGGGCGTGGGCAAGACGTTCGTCTGCGCCAACCTGGCGGTGACCATCGCCCAGGCGGGCCAGCGGGTACTGCTGATCGATGCCGACATGCGTCGCGGCACGCTGCACCAGGCGCTTGGCACGCGTTCGGAGAACGGTCTGTCGGAGCTGATTTCCGGCCAGATCGACACCCAGACTGCCGTACGCACCGTGCCGGGCACCGACAACCTGTCGTTCATCTCGCGCGGCTCCGTGCCGCCGAATCCGTCCGAACTGCTGATGCATCCGCGCTTCCCGGCGCTGATCGACCGGCTGTCGTCGGAGTACGACATCGTGGTGATCGATACGCCACCGGTGCTGGCCGTAACCGACGCGGCGGTGATCGGCCACCACGTCGGCACCTGCCTGATGGTGGTGCGCTGGGGCCTGAACCAGCAGCGCGAAATCGCGTTGGCCAAGCAGCGTCTGGAGCAGAACGGCGTGGAGGTGCGCGGCGCCATCTTCAACGCGGTGCAGAAGCGCGGTTCGGGCCAGTACGCCTACACCTACTACGACTACCAGCCGGTGCGCGACCCGGCCCCGGCCCGGTGA
- a CDS encoding asparagine synthase-related protein: MREQITMSPYYGTPDFSRLMQTGAPRPPLDPVSVADLLRNAFVYPPFSIYEGVRLVTFGFCPHDDMHTAPRFHFKFRNAGEVPEHPESDQDWVGVYHRMLCDAVRHTCTGMHSPWLMQSGGKDSTTLAIAIADARPDTTCITYLGGSEEDEIASATHVARTLGLRHETLVCDPARAYDRYLAVVDRMPLLTADFALLSYVDLGTEIAMHGGDGVIDGLGADSYFGTPMSRNQHILKRLSRDLPLPGRLSELPGIERSFRLCYLLSTLRMNPIERVFPGSRFSDDEVDELFGRDIAHSSRQRLELFKEEIESATSSWEWRDMSTSIAGSAGAFAKGLYASAALSLQVAYPFCDLDLREWIHHEVPRYQKVDPATRLNKLLIREHIATRFDDLPYVRGKGSFRFDVRGLARTRFDRVRELAERSRDFLPGAVGWLDRNRSRLDNKYHASRFYLLAIVLPWLEHAVAAGTRDDRESTRTLAHA; this comes from the coding sequence ATGCGCGAACAGATCACGATGTCGCCCTACTACGGCACGCCGGACTTCTCGCGGCTGATGCAGACCGGCGCGCCACGCCCGCCGCTGGACCCGGTGTCGGTCGCCGACCTGCTGCGCAATGCCTTCGTCTATCCGCCGTTCTCGATCTACGAAGGCGTACGGCTGGTCACGTTCGGCTTCTGTCCGCACGACGACATGCACACCGCGCCGCGCTTCCACTTCAAGTTCCGCAATGCCGGTGAGGTACCCGAACACCCGGAATCCGACCAGGACTGGGTGGGCGTGTACCACCGCATGCTGTGCGACGCCGTGCGCCACACCTGCACCGGCATGCATTCGCCGTGGCTGATGCAGAGCGGCGGCAAGGACTCCACCACGCTGGCCATCGCCATCGCCGACGCGCGCCCCGACACCACCTGCATCACGTATCTGGGAGGCAGCGAGGAAGACGAGATCGCATCGGCCACGCACGTCGCGCGCACGCTGGGCCTTCGTCACGAAACTCTGGTGTGCGATCCGGCGCGCGCGTACGACCGCTACCTGGCCGTGGTGGATCGCATGCCACTGCTCACGGCCGATTTCGCGCTCCTGTCGTATGTGGACCTGGGCACCGAGATTGCGATGCACGGCGGCGATGGCGTCATCGACGGCCTGGGTGCCGACAGCTACTTCGGTACACCGATGAGTCGCAACCAGCACATCCTCAAGCGACTCTCGCGCGACCTTCCCCTGCCCGGCCGTCTGTCGGAGCTTCCAGGCATCGAACGCAGTTTCCGTCTGTGCTACCTGCTGAGCACGCTGCGGATGAACCCAATCGAGCGCGTCTTTCCCGGCTCGCGCTTCAGCGACGACGAAGTGGACGAGCTGTTCGGACGCGACATCGCGCATTCATCGCGCCAGCGCCTTGAGCTGTTCAAGGAGGAGATCGAGTCGGCGACCAGCTCATGGGAGTGGCGCGACATGTCCACGTCCATCGCCGGTTCCGCGGGCGCGTTCGCCAAGGGACTGTACGCGAGCGCGGCGCTCTCGCTGCAGGTCGCCTACCCCTTCTGCGATCTGGACCTGCGCGAATGGATCCATCACGAGGTGCCGCGTTACCAGAAGGTCGATCCGGCCACCAGGCTCAACAAACTCCTGATCCGCGAGCACATCGCCACGCGCTTCGACGATCTTCCCTACGTGCGCGGCAAGGGCAGCTTCCGTTTCGACGTTCGGGGACTGGCGCGCACGCGCTTTGATCGCGTCCGCGAGCTGGCCGAACGCTCGCGCGACTTCCTGCCGGGTGCCGTCGGCTGGCTCGACCGCAACCGCTCGCGACTGGACAACAAGTACCACGCCTCGCGCTTCTACCTGCTCGCCATCGTCCTGCCATGGCTGGAACACGCGGTCGCCGCCGGCACACGGGACGACAGGGAGTCGACGCGTACCCTCGCCCATGCCTGA
- a CDS encoding right-handed parallel beta-helix repeat-containing protein, translating into MPDRQRRRVSWCLLLAPAAPVLVYAAAPARGDAKVDVRDYDARGNGVADDTRAFQAAINALPDSGGTVQVPPGDYLINPVVGVQLRDRMHLAMAPGTRLMAKPNAAERAYVLNVNRVEDVEISGGRIIGERGAHLGSTGEWGHGVMIRGSQRVTVRDIHISHCWGDGISIGGAKEGGRIVPSRDITIQRVQSIGNRRQGLTIGRSRQVRVYDSTFADTEGTLPASGIDVEPDAGDMADDVLIARCIVRGNRGAGIQLYKQVSNAIVRECTIEDNRGAGILTLGARQCTIEDNRIRLNALGGIAVRPGTRELTIARNEFSDNGPRIRTKDGSARKGKRHVAIGDATSDIRVDNDNRYLD; encoded by the coding sequence ATGCCTGACCGCCAACGCCGGCGCGTGTCGTGGTGTCTGCTGCTGGCGCCGGCCGCGCCGGTGCTGGTTTACGCCGCCGCGCCGGCGCGTGGCGATGCAAAGGTCGACGTCCGCGACTACGATGCGCGCGGCAATGGCGTGGCGGACGACACGCGCGCCTTCCAGGCCGCCATCAACGCGTTGCCCGACAGCGGCGGCACCGTGCAGGTCCCGCCGGGCGATTACCTGATCAATCCCGTGGTCGGCGTACAGCTGCGCGACCGCATGCACCTGGCGATGGCGCCGGGAACGCGGCTGATGGCCAAGCCCAATGCGGCCGAACGCGCTTACGTGCTCAATGTGAATCGCGTCGAGGACGTGGAGATCTCCGGCGGCCGCATCATCGGCGAACGCGGTGCGCACCTGGGCTCGACCGGTGAATGGGGACACGGCGTGATGATCCGCGGTTCGCAACGCGTCACCGTGCGGGATATCCACATTTCGCACTGCTGGGGCGACGGCATTTCCATCGGCGGCGCGAAGGAAGGCGGCCGCATCGTGCCCAGTCGCGACATCACCATCCAGCGCGTGCAGAGCATCGGCAACCGTCGCCAGGGCCTGACCATCGGCCGCTCGCGCCAGGTGCGGGTGTACGACTCCACCTTCGCCGACACGGAGGGCACGCTTCCCGCCAGCGGCATCGACGTCGAGCCGGATGCCGGCGACATGGCCGACGACGTCCTGATCGCCCGATGCATCGTCCGCGGAAACCGGGGCGCCGGCATCCAGCTGTACAAGCAGGTGTCCAACGCCATCGTGCGTGAATGCACGATCGAGGATAACCGCGGCGCGGGCATCCTCACGCTGGGCGCGCGCCAATGCACCATCGAGGACAATCGCATCCGGCTCAACGCCCTCGGTGGAATAGCCGTGCGGCCGGGAACGCGCGAACTGACGATCGCGCGCAACGAGTTCTCCGACAACGGGCCGCGCATCCGCACGAAGGACGGATCAGCGCGCAAAGGCAAGCGGCACGTTGCCATCGGCGACGCCACGTCCGATATTCGCGTGGACAACGACAACCGCTATCTCGACTGA
- a CDS encoding right-handed parallel beta-helix repeat-containing protein: protein MNPPLSPASAATPERREFLRKSLLLSIPPMLGFTGIGKVFAATGATTAATYSPSARARGSATVSVRTYGAQGNGSNDDTAAFQAAIDALPSSGGTVTVPAGDYVIDPTVNVRLRSKMHLQLASGARLRAKRNSSERAYVLMVYKVSDVEISGGQIIGDRDTHLGTTGEWGHGIMIRGASRVTVRDMRISDCWGDGVSIGGAMVTGAPTIPCNDVVITNIVSTNNRRQGLTIGCSSNVKVYDSEFSYSNGIAPQCGIDIEPDSDDSRTTDTVLIQNCLIRRNKGNGILSYKRVKGVTVKNCTLEYNGGYGLLTVGAISGYIAQNRFQHNYLYGAMFSAASKSYQTSGNVFKNNHTRMHGVNTATTPYVTMTGLVAGNNGNGAHIAKTGDSTDIRVTSNQYAK, encoded by the coding sequence ATGAATCCACCGCTTTCTCCTGCATCCGCGGCGACGCCTGAACGTCGCGAATTCCTCCGCAAGAGCCTCCTGCTCAGCATTCCGCCGATGCTCGGCTTCACCGGCATCGGAAAGGTCTTCGCCGCCACGGGCGCGACGACCGCCGCCACCTACTCACCGTCCGCGCGTGCGCGCGGCTCGGCCACGGTGAGCGTGCGCACCTATGGCGCGCAGGGAAACGGCAGCAATGACGACACCGCGGCCTTCCAGGCGGCGATCGATGCCCTGCCCTCCAGCGGCGGCACCGTGACCGTTCCGGCCGGCGACTACGTCATCGATCCGACCGTCAACGTCCGCCTGCGCAGCAAGATGCACCTGCAGCTGGCCAGCGGTGCCCGCCTGCGCGCCAAGCGCAACAGTTCCGAACGCGCCTATGTGCTGATGGTCTACAAGGTGTCCGACGTGGAAATCTCCGGCGGTCAGATCATCGGCGACCGCGATACACACCTGGGCACCACCGGCGAATGGGGCCACGGCATCATGATCCGCGGCGCTTCACGCGTCACTGTCCGCGACATGCGCATCTCCGATTGCTGGGGCGATGGCGTGTCGATCGGCGGCGCGATGGTCACCGGCGCACCGACCATTCCCTGCAACGACGTTGTCATCACCAACATCGTTTCGACCAACAACCGCCGCCAGGGCCTCACCATCGGCTGTTCGAGCAACGTGAAGGTCTACGACAGCGAGTTCAGTTACTCCAACGGCATCGCGCCGCAGTGCGGCATCGACATCGAGCCGGACTCGGACGATTCGCGAACCACCGACACGGTACTGATCCAGAACTGCCTGATCCGCCGCAACAAGGGCAACGGGATCCTGTCGTACAAGCGTGTGAAGGGCGTGACGGTGAAGAACTGCACGCTCGAGTACAACGGCGGCTACGGCCTGCTGACGGTGGGCGCCATAAGCGGATACATCGCGCAGAACCGATTCCAGCACAACTACCTGTACGGTGCGATGTTCTCGGCGGCCAGCAAGAGCTACCAGACCAGCGGCAACGTCTTCAAGAACAATCACACCCGCATGCATGGCGTGAACACGGCCACCACACCGTACGTGACCATGACGGGGCTGGTGGCCGGCAACAACGGCAATGGCGCGCACATCGCCAAGACCGGCGACAGCACCGACATCCGCGTGACGAGCAACCAGTACGCGAAGTAG
- a CDS encoding glycosyltransferase family 4 protein, protein MRIALFANTDWYLYNFRLSTAQHLQANGADVVMVSPPGEFGERFAEHGIRWVTLPMDRASLNPLREAFTVRHLTALLRRERPDLIHNFTVKCAVYGALAARLSGVPAVVNAVAGLGYVYASNGLKARVLRPVVSTLLRATLGHGASRVIVQNPDDAAALSASNLVSDDKIRLIRSSGVDVERFQPSEPDDAQRPLRVLLAARLLREKGVAEFVEASRMLQVRGRNVEFLLAGTPDPGNPSSFAREEVEQWGRKGLVRWLGHVDDMPALLASVDVMALPSYYREGVPRCLIEGAASGLCLITTDLPGCREVVTRHGEDGLQVPPRDAPSLAALLMHLDDDRATVHRLGAKARERAVAHFDERLVIGRTLDVYEELLSTPLPARVDALECARE, encoded by the coding sequence ATGCGCATTGCCCTCTTCGCAAACACCGACTGGTACCTCTACAACTTCCGGCTCTCGACCGCCCAGCACCTGCAGGCCAACGGGGCCGACGTGGTGATGGTTTCGCCCCCTGGCGAGTTCGGCGAGCGTTTCGCCGAGCACGGCATCCGTTGGGTGACGCTGCCGATGGACCGCGCCAGCCTCAACCCGCTGCGCGAGGCGTTCACGGTGCGGCACCTCACCGCCCTTCTGCGGCGCGAGCGACCCGACCTGATCCACAACTTCACGGTGAAGTGCGCCGTGTACGGAGCGCTTGCCGCGCGCTTGTCCGGCGTTCCTGCCGTGGTGAATGCCGTGGCAGGCCTGGGCTATGTGTATGCAAGCAACGGCCTGAAAGCGCGTGTTCTGCGCCCGGTGGTGAGCACCCTGTTGCGCGCGACGCTGGGCCACGGCGCGTCAAGGGTGATCGTGCAGAACCCTGACGACGCAGCCGCGCTGTCCGCATCGAACCTGGTGTCGGACGACAAGATCCGCCTCATCCGCAGCTCCGGCGTGGATGTGGAACGCTTCCAGCCGAGCGAACCCGACGATGCGCAACGCCCCCTGCGCGTACTGCTCGCCGCGCGCTTGCTGCGCGAGAAAGGCGTGGCGGAGTTCGTCGAGGCGTCGCGCATGCTGCAGGTGCGCGGTCGCAACGTCGAATTTCTTCTGGCCGGAACCCCGGACCCGGGCAATCCCAGCTCGTTCGCGCGCGAGGAAGTGGAACAGTGGGGCCGGAAGGGATTGGTGCGATGGCTGGGCCATGTCGACGACATGCCGGCGCTGCTCGCCTCGGTGGACGTGATGGCGCTGCCCAGCTACTACCGCGAGGGCGTCCCGCGCTGCCTGATCGAAGGCGCCGCCAGTGGTCTTTGCCTGATCACCACCGACCTTCCCGGTTGTCGCGAAGTGGTCACGCGCCACGGCGAAGACGGATTGCAGGTGCCGCCACGGGACGCGCCTTCGCTTGCGGCGCTGCTGATGCACCTGGACGATGATCGTGCGACGGTCCATCGGCTGGGCGCGAAGGCGCGGGAACGCGCGGTCGCCCATTTCGATGAGCGACTGGTCATCGGCAGGACGCTGGACGTGTACGAAGAGCTGCTGTCGACGCCGCTTCCGGCGCGCGTCGACGCGCTGGAATGCGCACGCGAATGA
- a CDS encoding lipopolysaccharide biosynthesis protein, whose amino-acid sequence MSVNAWRPAATAISLLWLATLAGAGMVFLAQLLLARRLGPEEYGLFASSLATVSVIAPLAGFGLSQFRLKAYGSEGWQADRWLRPALRFSTFTGAIAIACVVAWAVFGNAVDDATQRTLLLLVPVIAGVFAVDLVGSKLRLEERHRALAGWQLLMPAGRLAVATTLLAWPIANASAAALGYGLVALLIGSLAMPQLLAMQRGRIELKGHGPRPPSLELSSPGAMQLWSQAWAFGVAAVLYPVFFQVSTVLLKYLHSNAQAGHYGVALAVMTALYLFPATVYQKYLLSRLHRWAVHDRPRFWQVYRLGNLAMFAAGLVVGLALAVLSPWVIPWAFGPAYADVPVLLGILAICVPIRFLSTAVGSALLTEHHMRYRVVAMLLATVVAVLLNWLAIPRFGGIGAACATVIAEAVLLAAMWFGVRHWVKREIVP is encoded by the coding sequence ATGAGCGTGAACGCATGGCGACCGGCGGCGACGGCGATCAGCCTGCTCTGGCTGGCCACACTCGCGGGCGCGGGCATGGTGTTCCTCGCGCAACTGCTGCTGGCGCGGCGACTCGGCCCCGAGGAGTACGGCCTGTTCGCCTCGTCGCTGGCGACGGTGAGCGTGATCGCGCCGCTGGCGGGATTCGGCCTGTCGCAGTTCCGCCTGAAAGCGTATGGCAGCGAAGGTTGGCAGGCAGACCGCTGGCTACGTCCGGCGCTGCGCTTCTCCACGTTCACGGGTGCGATCGCGATCGCCTGCGTCGTCGCGTGGGCGGTGTTCGGCAATGCGGTGGACGACGCAACCCAGCGGACGTTGCTGCTGCTGGTTCCGGTGATTGCGGGCGTGTTCGCGGTCGACCTGGTCGGCAGCAAGCTGCGCCTGGAGGAACGCCATCGCGCGCTCGCCGGTTGGCAGTTGCTGATGCCGGCGGGTCGATTGGCGGTGGCGACGACACTGCTGGCATGGCCCATCGCCAACGCCTCCGCGGCAGCGTTGGGCTATGGGCTGGTGGCACTGCTGATCGGTTCGCTGGCGATGCCGCAGTTGCTGGCGATGCAGCGCGGGCGTATCGAGCTGAAGGGCCATGGTCCGCGCCCACCCTCGCTGGAACTGTCTTCGCCCGGAGCGATGCAGCTGTGGTCGCAGGCGTGGGCGTTCGGCGTGGCGGCGGTGCTGTATCCGGTGTTCTTCCAGGTGAGCACGGTGCTGTTGAAGTACCTGCACAGCAACGCGCAGGCGGGCCACTACGGCGTCGCGCTCGCCGTGATGACCGCGCTCTACCTGTTCCCGGCGACGGTCTACCAGAAGTACCTGCTGTCGCGCCTGCACCGTTGGGCCGTGCACGACCGCCCGCGTTTCTGGCAGGTGTATCGCCTGGGAAACCTGGCGATGTTCGCCGCCGGGCTGGTGGTCGGGCTCGCGCTGGCCGTGCTTTCTCCGTGGGTGATCCCCTGGGCGTTTGGCCCTGCTTACGCGGATGTTCCCGTTCTGCTGGGAATCCTCGCAATCTGCGTGCCCATTCGATTCCTTTCGACGGCCGTTGGCTCGGCGCTGCTGACCGAACATCACATGCGCTATCGCGTCGTCGCGATGCTGCTGGCGACCGTCGTCGCGGTGCTGCTCAACTGGCTGGCGATACCGCGTTTCGGCGGTATCGGCGCGGCCTGCGCAACCGTCATCGCCGAAGCCGTGCTGCTTGCGGCGATGTGGTTCGGCGTACGCCATTGGGTGAAACGGGAGATCGTGCCTTGA
- a CDS encoding polysaccharide pyruvyl transferase family protein, whose amino-acid sequence MSPHLRTAFTGYYGMCNFGDDLFGVLCAAAARRYWNADPRLIGPPLAGVDADATWPLPRALYGSGGAIGKAARLLGFARGLRGTDVLVMGGGSVINARESFRQPMMLSAQARGRLQLAAVGVSIGPFADAASEEAAARFARHFAYLSVRDHRSFELAQRMGLERIVHRGRDLAGLLPMVSAPLPAATDDDRSVPRIGLAPCCYSVRADHPAPTPERWHEDCANALARMAARTPLQVDVFSLNGHPVHGDAALARDLHARLRASGIPVRVRQYAGGDPMAMVQAIRGCDAFISARLHGAIVAYVCSIPFAIVDYHPKCRDFADDVGLAAHLRIDERSNGEETFTQVLDALLNDRACRPLLSPDVYAREAQDIFQCAPWSNIPDFATRAA is encoded by the coding sequence TTGAGTCCCCATCTGCGCACCGCCTTCACCGGCTACTACGGCATGTGCAACTTCGGCGACGATCTGTTCGGCGTGCTCTGCGCGGCCGCGGCACGCCGCTACTGGAATGCCGATCCGCGACTCATCGGCCCGCCACTGGCCGGTGTGGACGCCGATGCCACCTGGCCATTGCCGCGTGCGCTTTACGGTTCTGGTGGCGCGATCGGCAAAGCGGCGCGGCTGCTCGGCTTCGCGCGCGGGCTGCGCGGGACCGATGTGCTGGTGATGGGTGGCGGATCGGTGATCAACGCGCGCGAATCCTTCCGGCAGCCGATGATGCTGTCGGCACAGGCGCGTGGCCGGCTGCAGCTCGCCGCCGTGGGCGTGTCCATCGGTCCATTCGCCGACGCGGCGAGCGAGGAAGCAGCGGCGCGCTTCGCCCGTCATTTCGCCTACCTCTCGGTTCGCGACCACCGCTCATTCGAACTGGCCCAGCGCATGGGGCTGGAACGTATCGTCCACCGCGGTCGCGATCTCGCCGGCCTGCTGCCCATGGTTTCGGCCCCACTGCCGGCCGCGACCGACGACGACCGCAGCGTGCCGCGCATCGGCCTGGCGCCGTGTTGCTACTCCGTTCGCGCCGACCATCCCGCGCCCACGCCCGAGCGCTGGCACGAGGACTGCGCCAACGCGCTTGCGCGCATGGCCGCGCGGACACCGTTGCAGGTGGATGTGTTCAGCCTGAACGGCCATCCCGTGCATGGCGACGCAGCATTGGCACGCGACCTTCACGCACGCCTGCGCGCGTCTGGCATTCCGGTGCGCGTGCGCCAGTACGCGGGCGGCGATCCGATGGCGATGGTGCAGGCCATCCGCGGCTGCGATGCGTTCATCAGCGCGCGCCTGCACGGCGCCATCGTCGCCTACGTCTGCTCCATCCCGTTCGCCATCGTCGACTACCACCCGAAGTGTCGCGATTTCGCCGACGACGTTGGTCTCGCCGCGCATCTTCGCATCGATGAACGATCGAACGGAGAAGAGACGTTCACGCAGGTGCTCGATGCATTGCTGAACGATAGAGCGTGCAGGCCACTGCTTTCACCCGACGTATACGCGCGGGAGGCCCAGGACATATTCCAATGCGCTCCATGGTCGAACATCCCCGACTTCGCGACGAGAGCCGCCTGA
- a CDS encoding glycosyltransferase family 2 protein has translation MVEHPRLRDESRLMTSDAFTAPVSVVVPCYRCGDTIGDAVASIAAQTLPPRQVVLVDDASGDGTVQALHALASGYPRGWIDVVALARNGGPSRARNVGWQQARQEYVAFLDSDDTWSETKLELQMRALRDDPKIVLIAHRMQVRDRAVSPPSAPTTARTRIVPRRRLLLNNPFPTASVVLRRDLPFRFNEDYRRVEDFLLWGQIAFSGYRCAKLDQVLAYWHKPNYGAGGLSEDLRAMHRAGREVRRELLRQGLVSLPEHCFARSVGMLRKSRQRLLLAWRRAQAGGAP, from the coding sequence ATGGTCGAACATCCCCGACTTCGCGACGAGAGCCGCCTGATGACGTCCGACGCCTTCACCGCGCCGGTCTCGGTGGTGGTGCCGTGCTACCGCTGCGGCGACACCATCGGCGATGCCGTCGCCTCCATCGCGGCGCAGACGCTGCCGCCACGCCAGGTGGTACTGGTTGACGACGCCAGCGGCGACGGTACGGTGCAGGCGTTGCACGCACTGGCGTCCGGCTATCCGCGCGGGTGGATCGATGTCGTCGCGCTGGCGCGCAACGGCGGCCCCTCGCGCGCGCGCAATGTGGGTTGGCAGCAGGCGCGCCAGGAGTACGTTGCCTTCCTCGACTCGGACGACACCTGGTCGGAGACCAAGCTTGAACTGCAGATGCGCGCACTGCGCGATGATCCGAAGATCGTGCTGATCGCACATCGCATGCAGGTGCGCGACCGCGCCGTCTCGCCCCCGTCCGCACCCACGACTGCGCGCACGCGCATCGTGCCGCGACGCCGCCTGCTTCTGAACAACCCGTTTCCGACGGCCTCGGTGGTGCTCCGTCGCGACCTTCCGTTCCGCTTCAACGAGGACTACCGCCGCGTGGAGGACTTCCTGCTCTGGGGCCAGATCGCGTTCTCGGGCTACCGCTGCGCGAAACTCGACCAGGTGCTGGCGTACTGGCACAAACCGAACTATGGCGCCGGCGGCCTGAGCGAAGACCTGCGCGCGATGCATCGTGCCGGCCGCGAAGTGCGTCGCGAGTTGTTGCGCCAGGGCCTGGTGAGCCTGCCCGAGCACTGCTTCGCGCGCAGCGTTGGAATGCTGCGCAAGTCGAGGCAACGCCTGCTGCTGGCATGGCGCCGCGCACAGGCGGGAGGTGCACCATGA